One genomic segment of Cerasicoccus sp. TK19100 includes these proteins:
- a CDS encoding GH36-type glycosyl hydrolase domain-containing protein: MSHLTAPEPVSAQPHSTIPTPPWGEFDLESNEFILQTPFAPRPWKNILWNKTFNTQPTQASGGISYKRYNDGRIVLLNWTGAQYIYLKNLRTGALFSPTFAPVGDKTIESYQYRVGLNYNTTSLQQHGLCIRIKQTVDETLPQTYFELEIENLTDQASPWRIVFVTELNLKPGGSKFSSTDRYVHQTCLNDRRLIMENISADDRSHAAFLECDQPFDGHAFNATDFTGIYGSLARPEALLEDWPETLTPVEQPILSGYVDCNLDAKGKQYLLITLGLPHFPGVDLTTHPESTTQYIHRNEQSQQKALKKLYSQVEVKTPDASFDLYINTWIKHQLNYCAQWNRGWGKGFRDSNQDAWAFTLLDAQRSRQMILDCLPHQFSDGRTVRSWGPVDRDAYNDGGVWLIFSTYAYLAETGDLPTLDYVAPFFESEESGTLYEHLCRGVNYLWKSRGEHGLCLMPYGDWNDRLTGIGKGGKGQSVWTTMALIGALRKMVEIANHYNQPGDVQTFTDRIDELVSIVRKTAWNGQWFSRAITDDGDFVGSPECQEGSIYLLPQAWSIISGIATDEQQSELIEAVEKHLKTVHGFRLLTPPYQKFNPSIGLLSATQPGRLENGGNYCHGTMFMTYALCLAGQRARALEALESIFPINPLNPPAISRQEPYSLTNSYCAPESGGISGRSHFSWRSGTAGWAFRSAIEGIMGVVATMNGLEVASDLPVDTWDHASLKRTIRGKTLHIEWQRTGTPSRTLNGKPITSEPLQPDDWTETENTLHITF, from the coding sequence ATGAGTCATTTAACCGCTCCCGAGCCAGTAAGCGCGCAGCCCCATTCGACAATCCCCACACCACCATGGGGAGAATTCGACCTGGAATCGAATGAATTCATTCTGCAGACGCCGTTTGCGCCCCGTCCCTGGAAAAACATCCTCTGGAATAAGACCTTCAATACACAGCCAACGCAAGCCAGTGGGGGCATCAGCTACAAGCGCTATAACGATGGACGGATCGTGCTCTTAAATTGGACTGGCGCGCAATACATTTACCTGAAAAACCTGCGCACCGGTGCCCTCTTCTCTCCCACCTTCGCACCCGTTGGTGACAAGACGATCGAGAGCTACCAATACCGCGTTGGCCTCAACTATAACACCACCTCCCTGCAGCAGCATGGCCTCTGTATTCGCATCAAGCAGACGGTCGACGAAACACTGCCTCAGACTTACTTCGAGCTCGAGATCGAAAACCTGACCGACCAGGCAAGCCCTTGGCGTATCGTCTTTGTAACCGAACTAAATCTGAAACCCGGCGGTAGTAAGTTTAGCTCGACAGACCGCTATGTCCACCAGACCTGCCTCAATGATCGCCGACTGATCATGGAAAACATCAGCGCGGATGATCGCTCTCACGCTGCGTTTCTTGAGTGCGACCAGCCCTTCGATGGCCATGCCTTCAATGCCACGGACTTTACGGGCATCTACGGCTCTCTCGCCCGACCGGAAGCACTACTTGAAGACTGGCCGGAGACCCTGACTCCCGTCGAGCAGCCAATCCTGTCAGGCTATGTCGACTGCAATTTGGACGCCAAGGGCAAACAATACCTCCTCATCACGCTTGGTTTGCCGCACTTCCCCGGTGTCGATCTCACGACGCATCCGGAGTCCACAACGCAATATATTCATCGCAACGAGCAGAGCCAACAAAAGGCACTGAAAAAGCTCTATAGCCAAGTCGAAGTCAAAACGCCCGACGCGAGTTTCGACCTATACATCAACACCTGGATCAAGCACCAGCTCAACTACTGCGCCCAGTGGAACCGCGGCTGGGGCAAGGGCTTCCGCGACAGCAACCAGGATGCCTGGGCCTTCACACTGCTCGACGCTCAGCGCTCGCGCCAAATGATCCTCGACTGCCTGCCCCATCAATTCAGCGACGGCCGCACCGTACGCAGTTGGGGCCCCGTGGACCGCGACGCCTACAACGATGGCGGCGTGTGGCTGATCTTCTCAACCTACGCCTACCTGGCCGAAACCGGCGATCTCCCCACCCTCGATTACGTCGCCCCGTTTTTCGAATCAGAAGAGAGCGGGACGCTGTATGAGCACCTTTGCCGCGGCGTCAATTACCTTTGGAAATCTCGTGGCGAGCATGGCCTTTGTCTCATGCCCTATGGCGACTGGAATGACCGCCTGACTGGCATTGGCAAGGGCGGCAAAGGCCAAAGCGTATGGACCACGATGGCGCTGATTGGCGCACTGCGCAAGATGGTCGAAATCGCCAACCACTATAACCAACCCGGAGACGTCCAAACCTTCACCGACCGCATTGATGAGCTGGTATCCATTGTTCGCAAAACCGCTTGGAACGGGCAATGGTTTTCCCGCGCGATCACCGACGATGGCGATTTCGTCGGCTCACCCGAATGCCAGGAAGGTAGCATCTACCTGCTCCCGCAAGCATGGAGCATCATCTCCGGTATCGCCACGGACGAGCAGCAAAGCGAGCTCATTGAAGCCGTAGAAAAACACCTGAAAACCGTTCACGGATTCCGGCTGCTAACGCCGCCCTACCAAAAGTTCAACCCCAGCATTGGTCTCCTCAGCGCCACGCAACCCGGGCGCCTTGAGAACGGTGGCAACTACTGCCATGGCACCATGTTCATGACGTATGCGCTCTGTCTGGCCGGTCAGCGTGCGCGCGCCCTTGAGGCACTCGAAAGCATCTTCCCAATCAACCCGCTCAACCCACCCGCGATCTCCCGCCAGGAGCCATATTCATTAACGAACTCCTACTGTGCACCGGAGTCCGGAGGCATTTCAGGCCGTTCGCATTTCTCATGGCGTTCGGGCACGGCAGGCTGGGCTTTCCGCTCCGCGATTGAGGGCATAATGGGCGTCGTCGCCACCATGAACGGCCTCGAAGTGGCGAGTGATCTACCGGTGGACACTTGGGATCATGCCAGTCTGAAGCGGACGATTCGCGGTAAGACTTTACATATCGAATGGCAACGCACCGGTACGCCCTCGCGCACGCTCAATGGAAAACCCATTACATCCGAACCGCTACAACCGGACGATTGGACCGAGACAGAAAACACGCTGCACATCACGTTCTAA
- a CDS encoding LacI family DNA-binding transcriptional regulator: protein MPKKKTAKSKSGRPTILQVAKLTGFSQGAISRAFNGQGGISDATREKIMKAAKEIGYHPNPSARNFKRGYTKRLGMILPNLANANYSELYEQLDLVTAEEGYSSILALTHHSPERERNLMLQLSAGEADALVVNPVSNLENLDVYRKLKSWRYPVLFIYKSYDEEFDSLGVNYYASLQKALGYLRDVGHKRVAYVGMAPMGAEPVGKHAEVIRVLSELGMGYDLEGSVLGVAADVAGEQAFRQWRESRKQPTAVVAYNDQTAISLMTEAKRMGVNVPQDLSILGSDDIQAAEPSELSTVRVDRAQMAQKIFEILEDRIRDFDAPVRLQSIRSEFILRNSMGPPKSH, encoded by the coding sequence ATGCCCAAGAAAAAAACAGCCAAATCCAAGTCTGGACGCCCGACGATCCTGCAAGTTGCCAAGCTGACTGGATTTTCTCAGGGCGCGATCTCGAGAGCCTTTAATGGGCAGGGCGGCATCAGTGATGCGACTCGGGAAAAAATCATGAAGGCGGCGAAGGAGATTGGCTACCACCCGAACCCATCGGCCCGAAATTTTAAGCGTGGCTACACGAAGCGGTTGGGGATGATTTTGCCGAACCTGGCGAATGCAAACTATTCTGAGCTCTATGAACAATTGGATTTGGTGACCGCTGAGGAAGGTTATTCGTCGATCTTAGCGTTGACGCATCATTCTCCCGAGCGGGAGCGAAATCTCATGCTCCAGCTTTCGGCGGGGGAGGCGGATGCATTAGTAGTTAACCCGGTATCGAATCTGGAGAATCTTGATGTTTACCGGAAATTGAAATCCTGGCGTTATCCGGTGCTATTCATTTACAAGAGTTATGATGAGGAGTTCGACAGCCTGGGTGTCAATTATTACGCCAGCCTGCAGAAGGCTCTTGGGTATTTACGGGATGTTGGGCACAAGCGTGTTGCTTATGTGGGAATGGCACCGATGGGCGCTGAGCCGGTGGGTAAGCATGCGGAAGTGATTCGAGTTTTGAGTGAGCTAGGTATGGGCTATGATCTCGAAGGTTCAGTGCTGGGAGTGGCTGCTGATGTCGCTGGCGAGCAGGCGTTTCGCCAGTGGCGGGAGTCTCGTAAGCAGCCTACGGCAGTAGTTGCTTACAATGACCAAACGGCCATATCGTTAATGACGGAGGCAAAGCGTATGGGGGTCAATGTGCCACAGGATCTGTCAATTCTGGGCAGTGATGACATTCAGGCGGCTGAGCCGTCCGAGCTTTCCACGGTTCGTGTTGATCGGGCGCAGATGGCGCAGAAAATTTTTGAAATCCTGGAAGATCGCATTCGTGACTTTGATGCGCCAGTGCGCCTACAATCGATTCGGTCTGAATTTATTCTGCGCAACTCGATGGGGCCTCCGAAGTCCCATTAG
- a CDS encoding glycoside hydrolase family 172 protein — MDHGLYNSLENLAMLSNAESRTITSENPDGSRRGGGRAELPKSGDPALDTHCSRELGRGWKVRPNQQVGSGETFTVADIEGPGCVQSIWMTTAHVRYRDLILRVYYDDQSIPSIECPLGDFFASAFTRTDLYAPLNSQMVCLNPGCAFNCYWPMPFRGRFRMTLENRDPRNALTLFYQVNYSLQPVPEDAAYLHAQFRRVNPVPEGKVYTILDGVVGRGHYVGTYMAWGVNSGGWWGEGEVKFYLDDDLPAGRSVADSVAEHGGDCFPTICGTGTEDYFCGSYNFEDKEKKCYQEFSTPYAGMPHVVRPDGLYSSQMRFSLYRWHVPDPIRFKERIAVTVQALGWRSEWRYHPLQDDLASVAFWYQTLPTAPFPPLLGRDGLEII; from the coding sequence ATGGATCACGGTTTGTATAACTCTTTGGAAAATTTAGCGATGCTCTCCAATGCCGAGAGCCGAACCATCACCTCAGAGAATCCGGATGGCTCGCGTCGCGGTGGCGGGCGTGCGGAATTGCCAAAAAGTGGCGATCCTGCGTTGGATACACACTGCTCGCGTGAGTTGGGGCGGGGGTGGAAGGTGCGTCCTAACCAGCAGGTGGGATCCGGGGAGACGTTTACCGTTGCTGACATCGAGGGGCCGGGGTGCGTCCAATCAATATGGATGACGACCGCACATGTGCGCTATCGTGACTTGATTTTGCGCGTCTATTATGACGACCAATCGATCCCTTCCATCGAATGTCCACTCGGTGATTTCTTCGCTTCGGCATTCACGCGCACAGATTTGTATGCACCTCTAAACTCACAGATGGTTTGTTTGAATCCCGGGTGTGCGTTTAACTGTTATTGGCCAATGCCGTTTCGTGGCCGCTTCCGGATGACCCTGGAAAATCGCGATCCTCGCAACGCTCTGACGCTGTTTTATCAGGTCAATTACAGTCTACAGCCTGTTCCAGAAGATGCGGCATACCTTCATGCGCAATTCCGACGGGTCAATCCGGTGCCGGAGGGCAAGGTTTACACGATTCTAGATGGGGTCGTGGGGCGTGGTCACTATGTGGGGACTTATATGGCATGGGGTGTCAACAGCGGTGGCTGGTGGGGCGAGGGTGAGGTGAAGTTCTACCTCGACGACGACTTGCCGGCTGGGCGCAGTGTGGCAGATTCCGTGGCTGAGCACGGTGGCGACTGTTTTCCGACGATCTGTGGTACGGGCACAGAGGATTATTTTTGCGGGTCCTATAACTTCGAAGACAAGGAGAAGAAATGCTACCAAGAGTTTTCGACACCCTATGCGGGCATGCCGCATGTCGTAAGGCCAGATGGGCTCTACAGCTCTCAAATGCGTTTTAGCCTGTACCGCTGGCATGTGCCGGATCCCATTCGCTTTAAGGAGCGCATTGCCGTTACGGTTCAGGCACTTGGTTGGCGCAGTGAATGGCGTTATCATCCGTTGCAGGATGACCTTGCCTCTGTTGCCTTCTGGTACCAGACGCTCCCGACGGCTCCTTTCCCTCCTTTGCTGGGGCGTGATGGGCTAGAAATCATCTAA
- a CDS encoding PEP-CTERM sorting domain-containing protein produces MNKNLPFAFAGRTAMIVAAASLMTASAQADVLVYDGFDYTPGSNMSGLNGGSGWSNSWFTSGTYTATSGSIAPSSLLSEDGFVSAPSAGGTFSREYGTSVVGTGDEELWFSFAMNRAADGGGSAKKVSVNPFSNTTNADAGQFLGIFSDNNTTDAVARIRWGTSSQIDTSSTFTLGVGTNYFIYGQAVFTEAGTTTLNLWVVESSTDISTLSPSDPATATVVSTSFSSSNQNALDTWATAQGVEPSNFDEFRIGDTFSDVVVVVPEPSTYALMGGMLVLGLAVLRRRR; encoded by the coding sequence ATGAATAAAAATCTCCCCTTCGCATTTGCCGGGCGCACCGCGATGATTGTCGCTGCGGCTTCGCTGATGACCGCATCCGCACAGGCGGACGTGCTGGTTTATGATGGTTTTGACTACACTCCGGGCAGTAATATGTCTGGCCTGAATGGAGGTAGTGGCTGGAGCAACAGCTGGTTCACTTCCGGTACCTATACTGCGACCAGTGGCTCTATTGCGCCCTCTTCACTTTTGAGTGAGGATGGCTTTGTGTCCGCACCGAGCGCAGGTGGAACTTTCAGCCGCGAGTATGGTACGAGCGTTGTAGGAACTGGAGACGAAGAGTTGTGGTTTAGCTTTGCGATGAATCGTGCGGCTGACGGTGGAGGTAGCGCTAAAAAGGTGTCTGTTAATCCGTTCTCTAATACCACAAACGCTGACGCTGGGCAGTTTTTGGGCATCTTCTCGGACAATAATACCACTGATGCAGTTGCCCGAATTCGTTGGGGTACATCGTCGCAGATTGATACGTCATCGACTTTCACTCTGGGTGTAGGCACGAACTATTTCATCTACGGTCAGGCTGTATTCACCGAAGCGGGCACCACGACACTGAATCTTTGGGTAGTGGAAAGTTCCACGGATATTTCTACGCTTTCGCCTTCAGATCCAGCTACCGCTACGGTCGTTAGCACCAGCTTTTCGTCCAGCAACCAAAATGCATTGGATACCTGGGCGACCGCCCAGGGCGTTGAACCATCCAACTTTGATGAATTCCGAATTGGCGATACATTTTCTGATGTTGTCGTGGTCGTTCCAGAACCATCTACCTACGCTTTGATGGGCGGTATGTTGGTACTTGGCCTCGCTGTCCTGCGTCGTCGTAGGTAG